From a single Fusobacterium ulcerans ATCC 49185 genomic region:
- the udp gene encoding uridine phosphorylase: MKYAEEGVQYHIGIRKGDVGRYVILPGDPKRCEKIAKYFEDAKLVADNREYITYTGYLDGVKVSVTSTGIGGPSAAIALEELVKSGADTFLRVGTCGGMQTEIMGGDIVIATGAIRMEGTSREYAPIEFPAVADIDIVNALIQGAKDLGEKYHTGIVQCKDSFYGQHEPETKPVSYELMDKWEAWIRLGCKASEMESAALFVVGDYLRVRVGSAFLVVANQEREKAGLENPVVHDTDAAIRVAIEAIRNLIKTDMPE; encoded by the coding sequence ATGAAGTATGCAGAAGAGGGAGTTCAATATCATATAGGAATAAGAAAAGGTGATGTAGGAAGATATGTAATACTTCCTGGAGATCCAAAACGTTGTGAAAAAATAGCAAAATATTTTGAAGATGCAAAACTTGTGGCAGATAATAGGGAATATATTACATACACTGGATATCTTGATGGTGTGAAAGTCAGTGTCACTTCTACAGGAATAGGAGGACCATCAGCAGCTATAGCCTTGGAGGAGCTTGTAAAATCAGGAGCAGATACATTTTTACGTGTGGGAACATGTGGAGGGATGCAGACTGAAATTATGGGAGGAGATATAGTGATTGCTACTGGAGCTATCAGAATGGAAGGAACTAGCAGAGAATATGCTCCAATTGAATTTCCAGCAGTGGCAGATATAGATATAGTAAATGCTCTTATACAGGGAGCAAAGGATTTAGGAGAAAAATATCATACTGGAATAGTTCAATGCAAAGATTCATTTTATGGACAGCACGAACCTGAAACAAAGCCAGTAAGTTATGAATTGATGGATAAATGGGAAGCATGGATACGTCTAGGATGTAAAGCTTCAGAAATGGAATCAGCAGCACTTTTTGTAGTGGGAGATTATTTAAGAGTTCGTGTAGGATCAGCATTCTTAGTAGTAGCTAATCAAGAAAGAGAAAAAGCAGGACTTGAAAATCCAGTTGTCCATGATACAGATGCAGCCATAAGAGTAGCCATTGAAGCTATACGTAACCTTATAAAAACAGATATGCCAGAATAA
- the cdd gene encoding cytidine deaminase, translating to MEKYRDILERAFSAMDNAYAPYSNYHVGACVKTKDGKYFIGANVENASYGLTNCAERNAIFQVYSQGYRKEDVEAIAIVSSGKTLATPCGACRQVLIELLNRDTPIVLSNREKEMVTNIEELLPMSFTSDDL from the coding sequence ATGGAAAAATACAGAGATATACTGGAAAGAGCTTTTTCAGCTATGGACAATGCCTATGCACCATATTCTAATTATCATGTAGGGGCCTGTGTAAAAACAAAAGATGGAAAATATTTTATAGGTGCCAATGTGGAGAATGCTTCTTATGGACTGACTAACTGCGCAGAGAGAAATGCTATCTTTCAAGTATACTCACAGGGATATAGAAAAGAGGATGTGGAAGCTATTGCCATTGTGAGCAGTGGAAAGACTCTTGCAACACCATGTGGAGCTTGCAGACAGGTACTGATAGAACTTTTAAATAGAGATACTCCTATTGTATTATCTAATAGAGAAAAAGAAATGGTAACAAATATAGAGGAACTTTTACCAATGTCATTTACAAGTGATGACCTATAA
- the deoD gene encoding purine-nucleoside phosphorylase, which translates to MSTPHNQAKPGDIAKNVLMPGDPLRAKFIAETFLTNVRQVNSVRNMLAFTGEYKGKEITVMASGMGMPSIGIYSYELYTVYGVENIIRVGSAGSYVEKLNIYDVVLAESAWSESTFAHTQNGFEGDTILPSVQLNKKILETAEKLGVKVHLDKIHSSDVFYRESNVDGYKELQAKYGCTCVEMESFALFHNAAVLGKNAACLLTISDSFVTKQETTPEERQSSFINMMKVALETFC; encoded by the coding sequence ATGTCTACACCACACAATCAGGCAAAACCTGGAGATATAGCAAAAAATGTATTGATGCCAGGAGATCCATTGAGAGCTAAATTTATAGCAGAAACATTTTTAACAAATGTAAGACAGGTAAACTCTGTAAGAAATATGCTTGCTTTCACTGGAGAGTATAAAGGAAAAGAAATAACAGTTATGGCTTCTGGAATGGGAATGCCATCTATTGGAATATATTCATATGAGCTATATACAGTTTATGGAGTAGAGAATATAATTCGTGTTGGATCAGCAGGATCTTATGTAGAAAAATTGAATATATATGATGTAGTACTTGCAGAGAGTGCATGGAGTGAATCAACTTTTGCTCATACACAGAATGGATTTGAGGGAGATACAATTCTTCCAAGTGTTCAATTAAATAAAAAAATATTAGAAACAGCAGAAAAATTAGGGGTAAAAGTACACCTGGACAAAATACATTCAAGTGATGTTTTCTACAGAGAAAGTAATGTAGATGGATATAAGGAGCTTCAAGCTAAATATGGATGCACTTGTGTAGAGATGGAGAGTTTTGCACTTTTTCATAATGCAGCAGTTTTAGGGAAAAATGCTGCATGTCTTTTGACTATATCAGATTCTTTTGTAACTAAACAGGAAACTACACCAGAAGAGAGACAATCATCTTTTATAAATATGATGAAAGTGGCTCTTGAAACTTTCTGTTGA
- a CDS encoding phosphopentomutase, with translation MRKYKRIFTIVIDSLGIGAMEDAEKYGDTGADTLGHIAASVEKFNIPNLQKLGLANLHPMKNVKVAEKPLAYYGELKERSVGKDTMTGHWEMMGLEIKTPFKTFTETGFPKELIDEMEKRFERKIVGNKSASGTEILEEYGEHEIATGDVIVYTSADSVLQICGNEETMGLETLYRFCEIARELTMRDEWKVGRVIARPYIGMKKGEFKRTSNRHDYALKPYGKTVLDVLKAGGFDVISVGKIRDIFDGEGITEAYKSKSSVHGMEQTLELLDTDFTGLCFVNLVDFDALWGHRRNPKGYADELEKFDVNLGKVLEKLQEDDLLIITADHGNDPTFKGTDHTREKVPFIVYSPSMKEAGALPIADTFAVIGATIADNFDIVMPENTIGRSVLEELK, from the coding sequence ATGAGAAAATATAAGAGGATATTTACCATAGTTATAGATTCTTTGGGAATAGGAGCTATGGAAGATGCTGAAAAATATGGAGATACAGGAGCAGATACATTAGGACATATAGCTGCTTCAGTAGAAAAATTTAATATACCAAATCTTCAAAAATTAGGACTTGCTAATCTTCATCCAATGAAAAATGTAAAAGTAGCAGAAAAACCTCTTGCCTATTATGGAGAACTTAAAGAGAGAAGTGTAGGAAAGGACACTATGACTGGACATTGGGAAATGATGGGATTGGAGATAAAAACTCCATTTAAAACATTTACAGAAACAGGATTTCCAAAAGAATTAATAGATGAGATGGAGAAGAGGTTTGAACGGAAGATAGTAGGAAACAAATCAGCAAGTGGAACAGAAATATTGGAAGAATATGGAGAACATGAGATAGCTACAGGAGATGTTATTGTATATACAAGTGCTGATTCTGTCCTTCAAATATGTGGTAATGAAGAAACTATGGGACTTGAAACTCTATATAGATTTTGTGAAATAGCAAGAGAACTTACTATGAGGGATGAATGGAAAGTGGGAAGAGTAATAGCCAGACCATATATAGGAATGAAAAAAGGTGAATTTAAACGTACAAGTAACCGTCATGACTATGCTTTAAAACCATATGGAAAAACTGTTTTAGATGTATTGAAGGCAGGAGGATTTGATGTTATATCTGTTGGAAAAATCAGAGATATTTTTGATGGAGAAGGAATAACAGAAGCATATAAATCAAAGAGTTCAGTCCATGGAATGGAGCAGACTCTGGAACTTTTAGATACAGATTTTACTGGATTATGTTTTGTAAATCTAGTTGATTTTGATGCTCTGTGGGGACACAGAAGAAATCCAAAAGGATATGCAGATGAATTAGAAAAATTTGATGTAAATTTAGGAAAAGTTTTGGAAAAACTTCAAGAAGATGATCTTTTAATAATAACTGCCGACCATGGAAATGATCCTACATTCAAAGGAACTGACCATACTAGAGAAAAAGTTCCCTTTATAGTATACTCACCATCTATGAAAGAGGCAGGGGCTTTGCCCATAGCAGACACTTTTGCTGTAATAGGAGCTACTATTGCTGATAATTTTGATATAGTGATGCCTGAAAATACAATAGGAAGATCTGTGCTTGAGGAATTAAAATAA
- the deoC gene encoding deoxyribose-phosphate aldolase: MNRKDILKIVDHTLLAQTSTWEQIKEILDDGIKYEIASACIPSSFVKRAKEYVKNSLPICTVIGFPNGYSTTAVKVFETEEAVKNGADEIDMVINMGDLKDKKYDIILNEIKDIHKACKGKILKVIIETCLLTEKEKIKMCEIVTESGAEYIKTSTGFSTSGATLEDVFLMKKYVGKNVKIKAAGGISSFEDAEKFIEAGADRLGTSRLVKIIKIEDI; encoded by the coding sequence ATGAATAGAAAAGATATATTGAAAATAGTGGATCATACTCTTTTAGCTCAAACATCTACATGGGAGCAGATAAAAGAAATACTTGATGATGGAATAAAATATGAAATAGCTTCTGCATGTATACCTTCATCATTTGTAAAAAGAGCCAAAGAATATGTAAAAAATTCTCTTCCTATATGTACTGTGATAGGATTTCCAAATGGATACAGCACAACAGCTGTAAAAGTATTTGAAACAGAGGAAGCAGTGAAAAATGGTGCTGATGAAATAGATATGGTAATCAATATGGGAGATTTGAAAGATAAAAAATATGATATTATTTTAAATGAGATAAAAGATATCCACAAGGCTTGTAAAGGGAAAATATTAAAAGTAATTATTGAAACATGCCTTCTTACTGAGAAGGAAAAAATAAAAATGTGTGAAATAGTTACTGAATCAGGAGCTGAATATATCAAGACTTCTACAGGATTTTCTACCTCTGGGGCCACATTGGAAGATGTTTTTCTTATGAAAAAATATGTAGGAAAGAATGTAAAAATAAAGGCAGCTGGTGGGATAAGTTCTTTTGAAGATGCAGAAAAATTTATAGAGGCAGGAGCAGATAGATTAGGAACAAGCAGACTGGTAAAAATAATAAAAATAGAGGATATCTAA
- a CDS encoding autotransporter domain-containing protein gives MNIHNKYWKIMTLLSLCIFLSSCGGGSGGGGSSSGNNNTNNITPPSQNVTMDFKKSDTIIGVIDSSFSYLDEFKDPSGKYRIFIDDSFPTDPEERKAKSYTHGELVSLLIGGNKTGVTDDVKIYAIPSFLAYSDQIKVQGSMYQKMYQAGVRIFSQSFGSPTNDLTSEKFPASSSLVNFYVSRSSTDSLFIFAAGNNGKSNPAAEALFPKLYPRAEKGWISVVGINPKTGLIDSESNRAGDAKNWTIAANYEVTVEKISGVNVYSTTAYGTSFAAPVVAGAAGAIQLKYPWMSRDLIKQSLLTTATDLGDAGVDDIYGWGLLNLEKAMKGPAAFDKRLTFDEHGYRSNDVIIDMEGHPTSSNDIDSYTFSNNISGNAGVIKKGSGTLWFTGYNTYSGQTAIQEGVLTVTNHLNSDVVIEKNGTMRAVGLISPLGTSERTVTVNGNIKNTSSSLEGLSISRGGLKINGNYTGNTLSSISIDITSALKVTGTFDNGNGKINITYGSKNIPSASVYTTKDIIIAGAVQNTTVGDIDTSTLNNYFDLKNITVTGQKIHLDYKRNSTEYVVSSLGIKSASAMNTALNLENSFSSIGNDDALLRAASGILATPNALLPRTIDSLSAEIYASSQNLIFKQLKEMNRDLSNRMILISNDKNKNMAGFWFNGIGAKGELYQSGYAKADTKLYGGQLGIDSYFTDKLLLGAAISASKAEADFNKYAGKAENTNIMLSGYGLYEFNKNFYTLGRIGIGYTESDVERDIWINNDNIHLKTDYDSITYSLYGELGYKFSITEKIKINPFAGLMYDHVRRGSFNEDSNSIYGIEADRKNYEQFSGTAGIRGELELDKIKLYSGITQVVSLSEDKLDFKARYVGDTSGNKYNITGIKLNKNTTWINLGIEAKISEQTSINASYDISVERSKISDNMISIGYKFRF, from the coding sequence ATGAATATACATAATAAATACTGGAAAATAATGACTCTTCTTTCTCTATGCATATTTTTAAGCAGCTGTGGAGGAGGAAGCGGTGGTGGTGGAAGTTCATCTGGCAATAATAACACAAATAACATCACTCCTCCATCTCAAAATGTAACTATGGATTTTAAAAAGTCTGATACTATTATAGGGGTTATTGATTCTTCTTTTTCATATCTTGATGAATTCAAAGATCCTTCTGGAAAGTACAGAATATTTATAGATGACAGTTTCCCAACTGATCCAGAAGAAAGAAAAGCTAAATCCTACACACATGGCGAATTAGTCTCTCTTCTCATTGGTGGCAATAAAACTGGTGTTACTGATGATGTAAAAATTTATGCTATTCCATCTTTTCTAGCATACAGTGATCAAATAAAAGTACAAGGAAGTATGTATCAAAAAATGTATCAGGCAGGAGTAAGAATATTCAGCCAGTCCTTTGGAAGTCCAACTAATGATTTAACTTCTGAAAAATTTCCTGCTTCTAGCTCTCTAGTCAATTTTTATGTAAGCAGGTCATCTACTGATAGTTTATTTATTTTTGCTGCAGGAAACAATGGAAAAAGTAATCCTGCTGCTGAAGCTCTTTTTCCTAAACTTTATCCAAGAGCTGAAAAAGGTTGGATATCTGTTGTAGGAATAAATCCTAAAACAGGATTGATAGACTCTGAATCTAATAGAGCAGGAGATGCTAAAAACTGGACTATTGCTGCTAATTATGAAGTTACAGTTGAAAAAATTTCCGGAGTTAATGTTTATTCTACCACTGCATACGGAACTTCTTTTGCTGCTCCAGTAGTAGCTGGTGCTGCTGGTGCCATTCAATTAAAATATCCATGGATGTCCAGAGATCTTATCAAACAATCTTTGCTAACTACAGCAACAGATTTAGGAGATGCTGGGGTGGATGATATTTATGGTTGGGGACTTCTAAATCTGGAAAAAGCAATGAAAGGTCCTGCTGCCTTCGATAAAAGGCTAACTTTTGATGAACATGGATATCGTTCAAATGATGTAATTATAGATATGGAAGGGCATCCTACTTCTTCCAATGATATTGATAGTTATACTTTTTCAAATAACATATCTGGAAATGCTGGTGTTATAAAAAAAGGGTCTGGAACATTATGGTTTACAGGTTACAATACTTATTCTGGTCAAACTGCCATACAGGAGGGAGTACTTACTGTTACAAATCATTTAAATTCAGATGTAGTAATAGAAAAAAATGGTACTATGAGGGCTGTTGGACTTATTTCTCCTTTGGGTACTTCTGAAAGAACTGTTACTGTAAATGGAAATATAAAAAATACATCTTCTTCTTTGGAGGGATTGAGTATATCCAGAGGTGGACTAAAAATAAATGGAAATTATACAGGAAACACTTTGAGTTCTATCAGTATTGACATAACATCTGCTTTAAAAGTAACTGGAACATTTGACAATGGAAATGGTAAAATAAATATTACCTATGGCAGTAAAAATATTCCATCAGCTTCAGTATATACTACTAAAGATATAATCATAGCTGGAGCTGTTCAAAATACAACAGTTGGTGATATTGATACCAGCACTCTAAATAATTATTTTGATCTTAAGAATATAACTGTTACAGGACAGAAAATACATTTAGATTATAAAAGAAATTCTACTGAATATGTAGTAAGCAGTCTTGGTATAAAATCTGCTTCTGCCATGAATACAGCTTTGAATTTAGAAAATTCTTTTAGTTCTATTGGAAATGATGATGCTCTTTTAAGAGCAGCTTCAGGAATATTAGCTACTCCTAATGCTCTGCTTCCAAGAACTATTGATTCTCTGTCTGCTGAAATATATGCTTCATCTCAGAATCTTATATTTAAACAACTAAAAGAAATGAATAGAGATCTCTCTAATAGAATGATACTGATTTCAAATGACAAGAATAAAAATATGGCTGGATTCTGGTTTAATGGAATAGGAGCAAAGGGAGAACTTTATCAAAGCGGTTATGCTAAAGCAGATACTAAACTATATGGTGGACAACTTGGGATAGATAGTTATTTTACAGATAAACTTCTATTAGGAGCCGCTATTTCTGCATCAAAAGCTGAAGCTGATTTCAATAAATATGCTGGTAAAGCTGAAAATACAAATATTATGTTATCTGGATATGGTTTATATGAATTTAATAAAAATTTCTATACTTTAGGAAGAATAGGAATAGGCTATACAGAGAGTGATGTTGAAAGAGATATCTGGATAAATAATGATAATATCCATCTAAAGACAGATTATGATAGTATTACTTACTCTTTATATGGAGAATTAGGATATAAATTTTCTATTACTGAAAAGATAAAAATAAATCCTTTTGCTGGACTTATGTATGATCATGTAAGAAGAGGAAGTTTCAATGAAGATTCTAACAGTATCTATGGAATAGAAGCTGACAGAAAAAATTATGAACAATTCTCTGGAACAGCTGGAATAAGGGGAGAGCTTGAACTTGATAAAATCAAACTATATAGCGGTATAACTCAGGTGGTTTCTCTTTCTGAAGATAAACTTGATTTTAAAGCAAGATATGTAGGTGATACAAGTGGCAATAAATATAATATAACAGGTATAAAACTAAATAAAAATACTACTTGGATTAATCTAGGAATAGAAGCAAAAATAAGTGAACAGACATCAATAAATGCTTCTTATGATATCTCTGTAGAAAGATCAAAAATTTCTGATAATATGATATCAATAGGATATAAATTTAGATTCTAA